A window from Drosophila subobscura isolate 14011-0131.10 chromosome O, UCBerk_Dsub_1.0, whole genome shotgun sequence encodes these proteins:
- the LOC117899559 gene encoding ferritin subunit — MVKLIVSLLVLAVVAQQAYGDFKCSLEVPEIPKGWMDLKDGCLNGMRHQIQEEINASYQYLAMGAYFARDSVNRPGFAETFFKSAKEEREHGSKLIEYLSMRGQLTDNVSNLIDVPIVAKQEWKDGAAALEDALELETKVTRSIRKLIQTCEGKPYNHYHLVDYLTGVYLEEQLHGQRELAGKLTTLKKMMSTHGELGEFLFDKNL; from the exons ATGGTGAAATTAATTGTGAGCCTTCTGGTGCTGGCCGTGGTGGCCCAACAGGCGTACGGAGATTTTAAAT GCTCGCTGGAGGTGCCCGAGATCCCCAAGGGCTGGATGGACTTGAAGGACGGCTGTCTCAACGGCATGCGCCACCAGATTCAGGAGGAGATCAACGCCTCCTACCAGTACCTGGCCATGGGCGCCTACTTCGCCCGCGACTCCGTCAACCGCCCCGGCTTCGCTGAGACCTTCTTCAAGTCTGCCAAGGAGGAGCGCGAGCATGGCTCCAAGCTGATCGAGTACCTGTCCATGCGTGGCCAGCTCACCGACAACGTCAGCAACCTCATCGACGTCCCG ATCGTAGCCAAGCAGGAGTGGAAGGATGGTGCCGCCGCCCTTGAGGATGCCCTAGAACTGGAGACCAAGGTCACCCGCTCCATCCGCAAGTTAATCCAGACCTGTGAGGGCAAGCCCTACAACCACTACCACCTGGTGGACTATCTCACTGGCGTGTACCTGGAGGAACAGCTCCACGGACAGCGCGAGCTGGCCGGCAAGCTAACCACCCTCAAGAAGATGATGTCAACTCACGGCGAGCTGGGAGAGTTCCTCTTCGACAAGAACTTGTAA
- the LOC117899558 gene encoding ferritin heavy chain isoform X2, whose translation MKLLVAFALIASLGALAQAEEEYCHNSVVTACSSSTFSGETNSICNARFAGIEHVEPEVQAYINSQLTKSYEYLLLATHFNSYQKNRPGFQKLYQGLSDRSFEDSIALIKQITKRGGIVDFNSRHESAASVSTKRPTLEVDELHSLALALDNEKQLATGATHIHTRAIHATERDPEMAHYIEEEYLGKQAESVRKLSGYANDLAKLMKVPDPSLSIYLFDEYLQKQ comes from the exons ATGAAACTGCTCGTTGCATTCGCTTTGATTGCCAGCCTCGGCGCTCTGGCCCAGGCAGAGGAAGAGTATTGCCACAACAGCGTGGTTACCGCCTGCTCTTCGTCGACCTTTTCTG GCGAAA CCAACTCCATTTGTAATGCCCGCTTCGCTGGTATCGAGCACGTCGAGCCCGAGGTCCAGGCCTACATTAACTCCCAGTTGACCAAGTCCTACGAGTACCTGCTCTTGGCCACCCACTTCAATTCTTACCAGAAGAACCGCCCCGGCTTCCAGAAGCTCTACCAGGGACTCTCGGACCGCTCCTTTGAGGACAGCATTGCTCTGATCAAGCAGATCACCAAACGTGGTGGCATCGTGGACTTCAACAGCCGCCACGAGTCTGCCGCCTCCGTCAGCACCAAGCGTCCCACTCTGGAGGTTGATGAGCTGCActccctggccctggccctcgATAACGAGAAGCAACTGGCCACCGGAGCCACTCACATCCACACCCGTGCCATTCACGCCACCGAGCGCGACCCCGAGATGGCCCACTACATTGAGGAGGAGTACCTCGGCAAGCAGGCCGAGTCCGTGCGCAAGCTCTCTGGCTACGCCAACGATCTCGCCAAGCTGATGAAGGTGCCGGACCCATCTCTGTCCATCTATCTGTTCGACGAGTATCTGCAGAAGCAGTAA
- the LOC117899558 gene encoding ferritin heavy chain isoform X1 → MKLLVAFALIASLGALAQAEEEYCHNSVVTACSSSTFSALTGFFTGETNSICNARFAGIEHVEPEVQAYINSQLTKSYEYLLLATHFNSYQKNRPGFQKLYQGLSDRSFEDSIALIKQITKRGGIVDFNSRHESAASVSTKRPTLEVDELHSLALALDNEKQLATGATHIHTRAIHATERDPEMAHYIEEEYLGKQAESVRKLSGYANDLAKLMKVPDPSLSIYLFDEYLQKQ, encoded by the exons ATGAAACTGCTCGTTGCATTCGCTTTGATTGCCAGCCTCGGCGCTCTGGCCCAGGCAGAGGAAGAGTATTGCCACAACAGCGTGGTTACCGCCTGCTCTTCGTCGACCTTTTCTG cGCTCACGGGCTTTTTCACAGGCGAAA CCAACTCCATTTGTAATGCCCGCTTCGCTGGTATCGAGCACGTCGAGCCCGAGGTCCAGGCCTACATTAACTCCCAGTTGACCAAGTCCTACGAGTACCTGCTCTTGGCCACCCACTTCAATTCTTACCAGAAGAACCGCCCCGGCTTCCAGAAGCTCTACCAGGGACTCTCGGACCGCTCCTTTGAGGACAGCATTGCTCTGATCAAGCAGATCACCAAACGTGGTGGCATCGTGGACTTCAACAGCCGCCACGAGTCTGCCGCCTCCGTCAGCACCAAGCGTCCCACTCTGGAGGTTGATGAGCTGCActccctggccctggccctcgATAACGAGAAGCAACTGGCCACCGGAGCCACTCACATCCACACCCGTGCCATTCACGCCACCGAGCGCGACCCCGAGATGGCCCACTACATTGAGGAGGAGTACCTCGGCAAGCAGGCCGAGTCCGTGCGCAAGCTCTCTGGCTACGCCAACGATCTCGCCAAGCTGATGAAGGTGCCGGACCCATCTCTGTCCATCTATCTGTTCGACGAGTATCTGCAGAAGCAGTAA
- the LOC117899558 gene encoding ferritin heavy chain isoform X3, whose amino-acid sequence MKLLVAFALIASLGALAQAEEEYCHNSVVTACSSSTFSANSICNARFAGIEHVEPEVQAYINSQLTKSYEYLLLATHFNSYQKNRPGFQKLYQGLSDRSFEDSIALIKQITKRGGIVDFNSRHESAASVSTKRPTLEVDELHSLALALDNEKQLATGATHIHTRAIHATERDPEMAHYIEEEYLGKQAESVRKLSGYANDLAKLMKVPDPSLSIYLFDEYLQKQ is encoded by the exons ATGAAACTGCTCGTTGCATTCGCTTTGATTGCCAGCCTCGGCGCTCTGGCCCAGGCAGAGGAAGAGTATTGCCACAACAGCGTGGTTACCGCCTGCTCTTCGTCGACCTTTTCTG CCAACTCCATTTGTAATGCCCGCTTCGCTGGTATCGAGCACGTCGAGCCCGAGGTCCAGGCCTACATTAACTCCCAGTTGACCAAGTCCTACGAGTACCTGCTCTTGGCCACCCACTTCAATTCTTACCAGAAGAACCGCCCCGGCTTCCAGAAGCTCTACCAGGGACTCTCGGACCGCTCCTTTGAGGACAGCATTGCTCTGATCAAGCAGATCACCAAACGTGGTGGCATCGTGGACTTCAACAGCCGCCACGAGTCTGCCGCCTCCGTCAGCACCAAGCGTCCCACTCTGGAGGTTGATGAGCTGCActccctggccctggccctcgATAACGAGAAGCAACTGGCCACCGGAGCCACTCACATCCACACCCGTGCCATTCACGCCACCGAGCGCGACCCCGAGATGGCCCACTACATTGAGGAGGAGTACCTCGGCAAGCAGGCCGAGTCCGTGCGCAAGCTCTCTGGCTACGCCAACGATCTCGCCAAGCTGATGAAGGTGCCGGACCCATCTCTGTCCATCTATCTGTTCGACGAGTATCTGCAGAAGCAGTAA